A part of Chitinimonas koreensis genomic DNA contains:
- a CDS encoding aminopeptidase P family protein codes for MNAPLHPAVARLAALREAMAAHGVAACIVPSADPHQSEYLPGRWHGRRWLSGFTGSVGTLVVTADQAGLWVDGRYWVQAEAELAGSGITLMKIAVATSLDHADWLARALAGQPGASVAVDGAVLGLAAGRVLRDALSANGIALRTGLDLLDAVWPDRPGLPDGAIRAHRQPHATVSRADKLGQIRAAMVRHGAGWHLLSSLDDIAWLLNLRGADVPYNPVFVSHLLLGRQSATLFVAAGKLDAGLVAELARDGVAVADYASVKPMLAALPADEAILLDPRRVAIGLAESVPAGMARIEAVNPSTLAKGCKTADEIAHVRATMEHDGAALCEAFAALERALAAGERMTELDVDRLLVAARARRPGFVGASFATIAGFNGNGAMPHYSASEASHAAIEGDGLLLVDSGGQYLGGTTDITRMLAIGQTRAEQRRDVTLVLKGMIGLSRAQFPAGTRSPQLDALARAPLWAEAVDYNHGTGHGVGYFLNVHEGPQVISPHAAPEPHTAMRAGMITSVEPGIYRAGQWGARIENLLLAVEAGSHGFGDFLRFETLTLCPIDRRCLEPALLRDDEIAWLDRYHAEVRQRLLPLVEGEARDWLLRHTAALGEK; via the coding sequence ATGAACGCCCCACTCCACCCCGCCGTCGCCCGCCTCGCCGCGCTGCGCGAGGCCATGGCCGCCCACGGCGTCGCCGCCTGCATCGTGCCCTCGGCCGATCCGCACCAGTCCGAATACCTGCCCGGCCGCTGGCACGGCCGCCGCTGGCTCAGCGGCTTCACCGGCTCGGTCGGCACCCTGGTGGTCACCGCCGACCAGGCCGGCCTGTGGGTCGACGGCCGCTACTGGGTCCAGGCCGAGGCCGAGCTGGCCGGCTCCGGCATCACGCTGATGAAAATCGCCGTCGCCACCAGCCTCGACCATGCCGACTGGCTGGCGCGCGCGCTGGCCGGCCAGCCCGGCGCCAGCGTGGCGGTCGACGGCGCGGTGCTGGGCCTGGCCGCCGGCCGCGTGCTGCGCGACGCGCTGTCCGCCAACGGCATCGCGCTGCGCACCGGGCTGGACCTGCTCGACGCGGTCTGGCCCGACCGCCCCGGCCTGCCCGACGGCGCCATCCGCGCCCATCGCCAGCCGCACGCCACCGTGAGCCGCGCCGACAAGCTCGGCCAGATCCGCGCCGCGATGGTGCGCCACGGCGCCGGCTGGCACCTGCTGTCCAGCCTCGACGACATCGCCTGGCTGCTCAATCTGCGCGGCGCCGACGTGCCCTACAACCCGGTGTTCGTCAGCCACCTGCTGCTCGGCCGGCAGTCGGCCACACTGTTCGTCGCCGCCGGCAAGCTCGACGCCGGCCTGGTCGCCGAGCTGGCCCGCGACGGCGTGGCGGTGGCCGACTATGCCTCGGTCAAGCCGATGCTGGCCGCGCTGCCGGCCGACGAGGCGATCCTGCTCGATCCGCGCCGCGTCGCCATCGGCCTGGCCGAGTCGGTGCCGGCCGGCATGGCGCGCATCGAGGCGGTCAACCCGTCGACGCTGGCCAAGGGCTGCAAGACCGCCGACGAGATCGCCCACGTCCGCGCCACGATGGAACACGACGGCGCCGCGCTGTGCGAGGCCTTCGCCGCGCTCGAGCGCGCGCTGGCGGCCGGCGAGCGGATGACCGAGCTCGACGTCGACCGCCTGCTGGTGGCCGCCCGCGCGCGCCGGCCCGGCTTCGTCGGCGCCAGCTTCGCCACCATCGCCGGCTTCAACGGCAACGGCGCCATGCCGCACTACAGCGCGAGCGAGGCCAGCCACGCCGCGATCGAGGGCGACGGCCTCTTGCTGGTCGACTCGGGCGGCCAGTACCTCGGCGGCACGACCGACATCACCCGCATGCTGGCCATCGGCCAGACCCGCGCCGAACAGCGCCGCGACGTGACGCTAGTGCTCAAGGGCATGATCGGCCTGAGCCGGGCGCAATTCCCGGCCGGCACCCGCAGCCCGCAGCTCGACGCGCTGGCGCGCGCACCGCTGTGGGCCGAGGCGGTCGACTACAACCACGGCACCGGCCACGGCGTCGGCTATTTCCTCAACGTGCACGAAGGCCCGCAGGTGATCAGCCCGCACGCCGCGCCCGAGCCGCACACCGCGATGCGGGCCGGCATGATCACCTCGGTCGAGCCCGGCATCTACCGCGCCGGCCAGTGGGGCGCGCGGATCGAGAACCTGCTGCTGGCGGTTGAGGCCGGCTCGCACGGCTTCGGCGACTTCCTGCGCTTCGAGACGCTGACGCTGTGCCCGATCGACCGCCGCTGCCTGGAGCCGGCGCTGCTGCGCGACGACGAGATCGCCTGGCTCGACCGCTACCACGCCGAGGTGAGACAGCGGCTGCTGCCGCTGGTGGAGGGCGAGGCGCGCGACTGGCTGCTGCGGCATACCGCGGCGCTGGGCGAGAAATAG
- a CDS encoding branched-chain amino acid ABC transporter substrate-binding protein, translated as MPHPKLRPTPLVLAAALLASAWAAEPQVVKIGFAAPLTGPQAHYGADMKAGIVLALEDANRQNLRIGGLPVRFELLAEDDQADPKAATGIAQRFVDARVAGVIGHFNSGTSIPASKVYADAGIPQIAMATAPAYTAQGFKTTFRAMTSDTQQGSVMGGFVVKKLGLKKIAVIDDRTAYGQGLADQFERAARAAGGTVVQREYTSDRATDFASILTSIKAKKPDAVFYGGADSQSAPLAVQMKRLGLKAKLISGEMTRTDTFLKLAGEAGDGAIASLAGLPAEQTPGSVALLQRAKARFGAIEFYAPYSYDATMVMVNAMKAAGSTQPARYLPLLAQTQYAGVTSAKIAYDARGDLKNGDITVYKADKGQWKVLETVSGG; from the coding sequence ATGCCGCACCCCAAGCTCCGCCCCACCCCGCTGGTCCTCGCCGCCGCGCTGCTCGCCAGCGCCTGGGCGGCCGAACCGCAGGTCGTCAAGATCGGCTTCGCCGCGCCGTTGACCGGCCCGCAGGCGCATTACGGCGCCGACATGAAGGCCGGCATCGTGCTGGCGCTGGAAGACGCCAACCGGCAGAACCTGCGCATCGGCGGCCTGCCGGTGCGCTTCGAGCTGCTGGCCGAGGACGACCAGGCCGACCCCAAGGCCGCCACCGGCATCGCCCAGCGCTTCGTCGACGCGCGGGTGGCCGGCGTGATCGGCCATTTCAATTCGGGCACCTCGATCCCGGCCTCCAAGGTCTACGCCGACGCCGGCATCCCGCAGATCGCCATGGCCACCGCGCCGGCCTATACCGCGCAGGGCTTCAAGACCACCTTCCGCGCCATGACCAGCGACACCCAGCAGGGCAGCGTGATGGGCGGCTTCGTGGTGAAGAAGCTCGGACTGAAGAAGATCGCGGTGATCGACGACCGCACCGCCTACGGCCAGGGCCTGGCCGACCAGTTCGAACGCGCCGCGCGCGCCGCCGGCGGCACCGTGGTGCAGCGCGAGTACACCAGCGACCGCGCCACCGATTTCGCCAGCATCCTCACCAGCATCAAGGCCAAGAAGCCCGACGCGGTGTTCTACGGCGGCGCCGACAGCCAGTCGGCCCCGCTGGCGGTGCAGATGAAGCGGCTGGGGCTCAAGGCGAAGCTGATCTCGGGCGAGATGACGCGCACCGACACCTTCCTCAAGCTGGCCGGCGAAGCCGGCGACGGCGCGATCGCCTCGCTGGCCGGCCTGCCGGCCGAGCAGACGCCGGGCAGCGTGGCCCTGCTGCAGCGCGCCAAGGCCCGCTTCGGCGCGATCGAGTTCTACGCGCCCTACTCCTACGACGCGACCATGGTGATGGTGAACGCGATGAAGGCGGCCGGCTCGACCCAGCCGGCGCGCTACCTGCCGCTGCTGGCGCAGACGCAGTACGCCGGCGTGACCTCGGCAAAGATCGCCTACGACGCGCGCGGCGACCTGAAGAACGGCGACATCACCGTCTACAAGGCCGACAAGGGGCAGTGGAAGGTGCTGGAGACGGTGTCGGGGGGGTGA
- a CDS encoding aldehyde dehydrogenase (NADP(+)), which produces MLQGRSLIGYASGEPGEHGFHGHDPASGEALPPRYHRAAPAEVDRAARLAERAAPLYAALGGAVHGAFLRGIAERLEALADTLAALVPRETALAEARVRNELARTTGQLRLFAAQAEAGDWVDARLDRAEPQRLPQPRPAIASMLQPIGPVAVFGASNFPLAFSVAGGDTASALAAGCPVVVKAHPAHPATSELVGRAVVEAAEALELPEGVFSLLFDDGIGVGQALVRHPAIRAVGFTGSLRAGRALMDLAAARPEPIPVYAEMGSANPVVLLPQALAARSEAIADALAGSVALGNGQFCTRPGLAFALDGDGYRRLRDRLVERLAAVPAAAMLSAGIAAAFRDGTATRAARPGVQPLLAHTGAGRAVGPLLLETDAATLRADPALAHELFGPACLLVRCADKAELMAALQALDGQLTATLHAEPAELVDWPGLVPLLARKAGRVLFGGMPTGVEVGHAMVHGGPYPASADGRSTSVGAAALLRFARPVCYQGWPDELLPPALQAANPLVLWRLEDGERRR; this is translated from the coding sequence ATGCTGCAAGGACGCTCCCTGATCGGCTACGCCAGCGGCGAGCCCGGCGAACACGGCTTCCATGGCCACGACCCGGCCAGCGGCGAGGCGCTGCCGCCGCGCTACCACCGCGCCGCACCCGCCGAGGTCGACCGCGCCGCGCGGCTGGCCGAACGCGCCGCCCCGCTCTATGCCGCGCTCGGCGGCGCGGTGCACGGCGCCTTCCTGCGCGGCATCGCCGAACGGCTCGAGGCGCTGGCCGACACGCTGGCCGCCCTGGTGCCGCGCGAGACCGCGCTGGCCGAGGCGCGCGTGCGCAACGAGCTGGCGCGCACCACCGGCCAGCTGCGGCTGTTCGCCGCCCAGGCCGAAGCCGGCGACTGGGTCGATGCCCGGCTCGACCGCGCCGAACCGCAGCGGCTGCCGCAGCCGCGCCCGGCGATCGCCTCGATGCTGCAGCCGATCGGCCCGGTGGCGGTGTTCGGCGCCAGCAACTTCCCGCTGGCCTTCTCGGTCGCCGGCGGCGACACCGCCTCGGCGCTGGCCGCCGGCTGCCCGGTGGTGGTCAAGGCCCACCCGGCCCACCCGGCCACCTCCGAGCTGGTCGGCCGCGCGGTGGTCGAGGCGGCCGAGGCGCTCGAATTGCCCGAGGGCGTGTTCTCGCTGCTGTTCGACGACGGCATCGGCGTCGGCCAGGCGCTGGTCCGCCATCCGGCCATCCGCGCGGTCGGCTTCACCGGCTCGCTGCGCGCCGGCCGCGCGCTGATGGACCTGGCCGCGGCGCGGCCCGAGCCGATCCCGGTCTACGCCGAGATGGGCAGCGCCAACCCGGTGGTGCTGCTGCCGCAGGCGCTGGCGGCGCGCAGCGAGGCGATCGCCGACGCGCTGGCCGGCTCGGTGGCGCTCGGCAACGGCCAGTTCTGCACCCGGCCGGGCCTCGCCTTCGCGCTCGACGGCGACGGCTACCGCCGGCTGCGCGACCGCCTGGTCGAGCGGCTGGCCGCCGTGCCGGCCGCGGCCATGCTCAGCGCCGGCATCGCCGCCGCCTTCCGCGACGGCACCGCCACCCGTGCCGCCCGGCCCGGCGTGCAGCCGCTGCTGGCGCATACCGGCGCCGGCCGCGCGGTCGGCCCGCTGCTGCTGGAGACCGACGCCGCCACGCTGCGGGCCGATCCAGCCCTGGCGCACGAGCTGTTCGGCCCGGCCTGCCTGCTGGTGCGCTGCGCCGACAAGGCCGAGCTGATGGCTGCGCTGCAGGCGCTCGACGGCCAGCTGACCGCCACCCTGCACGCCGAGCCGGCCGAGCTGGTCGACTGGCCGGGCCTGGTGCCGCTCTTGGCGCGCAAGGCCGGCCGGGTGCTGTTCGGCGGCATGCCGACCGGCGTCGAGGTCGGCCACGCCATGGTCCACGGCGGCCCCTACCCGGCCAGCGCCGACGGCCGCAGCACCTCGGTCGGCGCCGCCGCGCTGCTGCGCTTCGCCCGCCCGGTCTGCTACCAGGGCTGGCCCGACGAGCTGCTGCCGCCGGCGCTGCAGGCCGCCAACCCGCTGGTGCTGTGGCGGCTCGAGGACGGCGAACGCCGCCGCTGA